The proteins below are encoded in one region of Anoplopoma fimbria isolate UVic2021 breed Golden Eagle Sablefish chromosome 19, Afim_UVic_2022, whole genome shotgun sequence:
- the cbfb gene encoding core-binding factor subunit beta isoform X1 → MPRVVPDQRSKFENEEFFRKLSRECEIKYTGFRDRPHEERQARFQNACRDGRSEILQSSSSSSSSPSSSSQLCLAFVATGTNLSLQFFPANLHGDQRQVPAREYVDFERETGKVYLKAPMILNGVCVTWRGWIDLQRLDGMGYLEYDEERAQQEDALAQAAFEEARRRTRDFEDRDRSHREDLESRRQQDPSPGSNMANADVEHKMR, encoded by the exons ATGCCGCGGGTAGTCCCGGACCAGAGGAGCAAGTTTGAGAATGAGGAGTTTTTCCGCAAGTTGAGCAGGGAGTGTGAG ATTAAATATACTGGGTTCAGGGACCGGCCCCATGAGGAGAGACAAGCTCGCTTCCAGAACGCTTGCAGGGATGGACGGTCAGAAATA CTgcagtcatcatcatcatcatcatcatcaccatcatcatcatcacagcttTGTTTG gcCTTTGTAGCCACAGGTACCAACCTCTCCCTCCAGTTCTTTCCTGCCAACCTGCACGGAGATCAGAGGCAGGTTCCTGCAAGAGAGTATGTCGACtttgagagagaaacaggaaag GTCTATTTGAAGGCTCCCATGATTTtgaacggtgtgtgtgtgacctggaGAGGTTGGATCGACCTACAGAGGCTGGATGGTATGGGATACCTGGAGTATGATGAAGAGAGGGCGCAG caaGAGGACGCTTTGGCCCAGGCAGCGTTTGAAGAGGCTCGACGCAGAACCCGAGACTTTGAAGACAGAGACCGATCACACAGAGAGGATCTAGAG TCCAGACGACAGCAGGACCCCAGCCCTGGCTCAAACATGGCCAACGCTGACGTGGAACACAAGATGCgctga
- the cbfb gene encoding core-binding factor subunit beta isoform X4, translating to MPRVVPDQRSKFENEEFFRKLSRECEIKYTGFRDRPHEERQARFQNACRDGRSEIAFVATGTNLSLQFFPANLHGDQRQVPAREYVDFERETGKVYLKAPMILNGVCVTWRGWIDLQRLDGMGYLEYDEERAQQEDALAQAAFEEARRRTRDFEDRDRSHREDLESRRQQDPSPGSNMANADVEHKMR from the exons ATGCCGCGGGTAGTCCCGGACCAGAGGAGCAAGTTTGAGAATGAGGAGTTTTTCCGCAAGTTGAGCAGGGAGTGTGAG ATTAAATATACTGGGTTCAGGGACCGGCCCCATGAGGAGAGACAAGCTCGCTTCCAGAACGCTTGCAGGGATGGACGGTCAGAAATA gcCTTTGTAGCCACAGGTACCAACCTCTCCCTCCAGTTCTTTCCTGCCAACCTGCACGGAGATCAGAGGCAGGTTCCTGCAAGAGAGTATGTCGACtttgagagagaaacaggaaag GTCTATTTGAAGGCTCCCATGATTTtgaacggtgtgtgtgtgacctggaGAGGTTGGATCGACCTACAGAGGCTGGATGGTATGGGATACCTGGAGTATGATGAAGAGAGGGCGCAG caaGAGGACGCTTTGGCCCAGGCAGCGTTTGAAGAGGCTCGACGCAGAACCCGAGACTTTGAAGACAGAGACCGATCACACAGAGAGGATCTAGAG TCCAGACGACAGCAGGACCCCAGCCCTGGCTCAAACATGGCCAACGCTGACGTGGAACACAAGATGCgctga
- the cbfb gene encoding core-binding factor subunit beta isoform X2: MPRVVPDQRSKFENEEFFRKLSRECEIKYTGFRDRPHEERQARFQNACRDGRSEILQSSSSSSSSPSSSSQLCLAFVATGTNLSLQFFPANLHGDQRQVPAREYVDFERETGKVYLKAPMILNGVCVTWRGWIDLQRLDGMGYLEYDEERAQQEDALAQAAFEEARRRTRDFEDRDRSHREDLETTAGPQPWLKHGQR; encoded by the exons ATGCCGCGGGTAGTCCCGGACCAGAGGAGCAAGTTTGAGAATGAGGAGTTTTTCCGCAAGTTGAGCAGGGAGTGTGAG ATTAAATATACTGGGTTCAGGGACCGGCCCCATGAGGAGAGACAAGCTCGCTTCCAGAACGCTTGCAGGGATGGACGGTCAGAAATA CTgcagtcatcatcatcatcatcatcatcaccatcatcatcatcacagcttTGTTTG gcCTTTGTAGCCACAGGTACCAACCTCTCCCTCCAGTTCTTTCCTGCCAACCTGCACGGAGATCAGAGGCAGGTTCCTGCAAGAGAGTATGTCGACtttgagagagaaacaggaaag GTCTATTTGAAGGCTCCCATGATTTtgaacggtgtgtgtgtgacctggaGAGGTTGGATCGACCTACAGAGGCTGGATGGTATGGGATACCTGGAGTATGATGAAGAGAGGGCGCAG caaGAGGACGCTTTGGCCCAGGCAGCGTTTGAAGAGGCTCGACGCAGAACCCGAGACTTTGAAGACAGAGACCGATCACACAGAGAGGATCTAGAG ACGACAGCAGGACCCCAGCCCTGGCTCAAACATGGCCAACGCTGA
- the cbfb gene encoding core-binding factor subunit beta isoform X3 produces MPRVVPDQRSKFENEEFFRKLSRECEIKYTGFRDRPHEERQARFQNACRDGRSEILQSSSSSSSSPSSSSQLCLAFVATGTNLSLQFFPANLHGDQRQVPAREYVDFERETGKVYLKAPMILNGVCVTWRGWIDLQRLDGMGYLEYDEERAQQEDALAQAAFEEARRRTRDFEDRDRSHREDLEDPVVSKIWD; encoded by the exons ATGCCGCGGGTAGTCCCGGACCAGAGGAGCAAGTTTGAGAATGAGGAGTTTTTCCGCAAGTTGAGCAGGGAGTGTGAG ATTAAATATACTGGGTTCAGGGACCGGCCCCATGAGGAGAGACAAGCTCGCTTCCAGAACGCTTGCAGGGATGGACGGTCAGAAATA CTgcagtcatcatcatcatcatcatcatcaccatcatcatcatcacagcttTGTTTG gcCTTTGTAGCCACAGGTACCAACCTCTCCCTCCAGTTCTTTCCTGCCAACCTGCACGGAGATCAGAGGCAGGTTCCTGCAAGAGAGTATGTCGACtttgagagagaaacaggaaag GTCTATTTGAAGGCTCCCATGATTTtgaacggtgtgtgtgtgacctggaGAGGTTGGATCGACCTACAGAGGCTGGATGGTATGGGATACCTGGAGTATGATGAAGAGAGGGCGCAG caaGAGGACGCTTTGGCCCAGGCAGCGTTTGAAGAGGCTCGACGCAGAACCCGAGACTTTGAAGACAGAGACCGATCACACAGAGAGGATCTAGAG gaCCCTGTGGTTTCTAAAATCTGGGACTGA
- the cbfb gene encoding core-binding factor subunit beta isoform X5, with protein sequence MPRVVPDQRSKFENEEFFRKLSRECEIKYTGFRDRPHEERQARFQNACRDGRSEIAFVATGTNLSLQFFPANLHGDQRQVPAREYVDFERETGKVYLKAPMILNGVCVTWRGWIDLQRLDGMGYLEYDEERAQQEDALAQAAFEEARRRTRDFEDRDRSHREDLEDPVVSKIWD encoded by the exons ATGCCGCGGGTAGTCCCGGACCAGAGGAGCAAGTTTGAGAATGAGGAGTTTTTCCGCAAGTTGAGCAGGGAGTGTGAG ATTAAATATACTGGGTTCAGGGACCGGCCCCATGAGGAGAGACAAGCTCGCTTCCAGAACGCTTGCAGGGATGGACGGTCAGAAATA gcCTTTGTAGCCACAGGTACCAACCTCTCCCTCCAGTTCTTTCCTGCCAACCTGCACGGAGATCAGAGGCAGGTTCCTGCAAGAGAGTATGTCGACtttgagagagaaacaggaaag GTCTATTTGAAGGCTCCCATGATTTtgaacggtgtgtgtgtgacctggaGAGGTTGGATCGACCTACAGAGGCTGGATGGTATGGGATACCTGGAGTATGATGAAGAGAGGGCGCAG caaGAGGACGCTTTGGCCCAGGCAGCGTTTGAAGAGGCTCGACGCAGAACCCGAGACTTTGAAGACAGAGACCGATCACACAGAGAGGATCTAGAG gaCCCTGTGGTTTCTAAAATCTGGGACTGA